One genomic segment of Streptomyces sp. RKND-216 includes these proteins:
- a CDS encoding BMP family ABC transporter substrate-binding protein, whose product MRRVSKLAAAVSATAVLALTATACGESSTESGNGEKDKGIGLAFDVGGADDHSFNQSANRGAEKASKEFDIPLETVTAGNNETESQREQRLTQLASAGYNPVIGVGFAYGKSIEKVSKEFPKTTFGVVDSVVEGEEKNVDSMVFSEHEGSYLAGVAAALKTKTDKVGFIGGVDNALIQKFEAGFAQGVKDTGKDVQVVTEYLYPNNPKGFNDPAAAKEKAKGMLSRDIDVVYSAAGQSGAGSIEAIHDEGDGAWAIGVDSDQYQQPGLAEYKDVILTSVVKNVDVAVYDLIKSVHEGDPITGVNSYTLKEDGVSLATSGGFIDDIMPKIEEAKTKITSGEVKVSDTPEK is encoded by the coding sequence TTGCGTCGGGTATCCAAGCTTGCAGCCGCGGTCAGCGCCACCGCGGTCCTCGCGCTGACCGCCACCGCGTGTGGCGAGAGCTCCACCGAGTCGGGCAACGGCGAGAAGGACAAGGGCATCGGCCTGGCCTTCGACGTCGGCGGTGCCGACGACCACTCCTTCAACCAGTCCGCCAACCGCGGTGCGGAGAAGGCCTCGAAGGAGTTCGACATCCCTCTCGAGACCGTCACGGCCGGCAACAACGAGACCGAGTCGCAGCGCGAGCAGCGCCTCACCCAGCTGGCCTCGGCCGGCTACAACCCGGTCATCGGCGTCGGCTTCGCCTACGGCAAGTCGATCGAGAAGGTCTCCAAGGAATTCCCGAAGACCACCTTCGGCGTCGTCGACTCCGTGGTCGAGGGCGAGGAGAAGAACGTCGACAGCATGGTGTTCTCCGAGCACGAGGGCTCCTACCTCGCCGGTGTCGCCGCCGCGCTGAAGACCAAGACCGACAAGGTCGGCTTCATCGGCGGCGTGGACAACGCGCTGATCCAGAAGTTCGAGGCGGGCTTCGCGCAGGGCGTGAAGGACACGGGCAAGGACGTCCAGGTCGTCACCGAGTACCTGTACCCGAACAACCCGAAGGGCTTCAACGACCCCGCCGCCGCCAAGGAGAAGGCGAAGGGGATGCTCTCCCGGGACATCGACGTCGTCTACAGCGCCGCGGGCCAGTCCGGCGCGGGCTCGATCGAGGCCATCCACGACGAGGGCGACGGCGCCTGGGCGATCGGTGTCGACTCCGACCAGTACCAGCAGCCGGGCCTGGCGGAGTACAAGGACGTCATCCTCACCTCCGTGGTGAAGAACGTCGACGTCGCGGTCTACGACCTGATCAAGAGCGTGCACGAGGGCGACCCGATCACCGGTGTGAACTCGTACACCCTCAAGGAGGACGGCGTCTCGCTCGCCACCTCCGGCGGCTTCATCGACGACATCATGCCGAAGATCGAAGAGGCCAAGACGAAGATCACCAGCGGCGAGGTCAAGGTCAGCGACACCCCCGAGAAGTGA
- a CDS encoding ABC transporter permease, whose protein sequence is MKSFKLDKNRLILGLAAPLLALVAAVVITSIVLLATGKDPLYAYSVMLDYGSKSDSQVWIINKAIPYYLSALAVAIGFRMNLFNIGVDGQYRIAAFFAAVVGGALTLPGLVQIPLIILVAVVVGAIWSGIAGFLKVTRGVSEVITTIMLNFIAASFIGYFLQEGRLAVKDGNLFHTPNIPESSHFFFLPTSPDPINGFVFLAAAVGLGYWFMLNRTRFGFDLRSVGRSESAAQASGVSVKKMVVTSMVLSGAAAGLVGMPILLGEVHNYGNDFPAGIGFTGIALALLGRNNAVGMAFAALLWGFLDRTGGRLEIEDYASETVEVMKGVIVLCVVIAYELVRRYGLRRQQRTVGEQLAKQARKNDKAEVSA, encoded by the coding sequence GTGAAGTCGTTCAAGCTCGACAAGAACCGCCTGATCCTCGGCCTTGCCGCCCCCCTGCTGGCCCTCGTGGCCGCCGTCGTCATCACCTCGATCGTCCTGCTGGCCACCGGCAAGGACCCGCTCTACGCCTACTCGGTGATGCTCGACTACGGCTCCAAGAGCGACAGCCAGGTCTGGATCATCAACAAGGCGATCCCGTACTACCTGTCCGCGCTGGCCGTCGCCATCGGCTTCCGGATGAACCTCTTCAACATCGGCGTGGACGGCCAGTACCGCATCGCCGCGTTCTTCGCGGCCGTCGTCGGCGGCGCGCTGACGCTCCCCGGACTGGTGCAGATCCCGCTGATCATCCTGGTCGCGGTCGTCGTCGGCGCGATCTGGTCCGGCATCGCGGGCTTCCTGAAGGTGACCCGCGGCGTCAGCGAGGTCATCACCACGATCATGCTGAACTTCATCGCCGCCTCCTTCATCGGCTACTTCCTCCAGGAAGGCCGACTGGCGGTCAAGGACGGCAACCTGTTCCACACGCCGAACATCCCCGAGTCCAGCCACTTCTTCTTCCTGCCGACCAGCCCCGACCCGATCAACGGCTTCGTGTTCCTCGCCGCCGCCGTCGGCCTCGGCTACTGGTTCATGCTCAACCGCACCCGCTTCGGCTTCGACCTGCGGTCCGTGGGCCGCTCCGAGTCGGCCGCCCAGGCCAGCGGCGTCAGCGTGAAGAAGATGGTCGTCACCTCGATGGTGCTCTCGGGCGCGGCCGCCGGCCTGGTCGGCATGCCGATCCTGCTCGGCGAGGTCCACAACTACGGCAACGACTTCCCCGCCGGCATCGGCTTCACCGGCATCGCGCTCGCGCTGCTGGGCCGCAACAACGCGGTCGGCATGGCGTTCGCCGCCCTGCTGTGGGGCTTCCTCGACCGCACCGGCGGCCGGCTGGAGATCGAGGACTACGCGTCGGAGACCGTCGAGGTCATGAAGGGCGTCATCGTCCTCTGCGTGGTCATCGCCTATGAACTCGTCCGCCGCTACGGCCTCCGCCGCCAGCAGCGCACGGTCGGCGAGCAGCTCGCCAAGCAGGCCCGGAAGAACGACAAGGCGGAGGTGTCCGCGTGA
- a CDS encoding M20 family metallopeptidase yields the protein MNQLLSPEPAAAAVGMSALPGTLPESLREELVAFRRDLHMHPELGHQEFRTTAAIKARLEEAGLEPRTLSIGTGLICDIGGEVGGDALAIRADIDALPIPDTKDVPYRSTIADRAHACGHDVHTTVVLGAGLVLAELAKRDLLPRPVRLIFQPAEEVLPGGATDAMECGVLDGVGRIIAVHCDPRVDAGKIGLRTGPITSACDRLEVSLTGPGGHTARPHLTTDLVTAAAKLVTEVPALLGRRVDARSGLSLTWGRIESGHACNVIPQRAELSATVRCLDLPAWREAPDLVHAAIDEVATLHRAKSTVDYVRGVPPVVNEVRSTELLRDAMVARGGEYAVETTEQSLGGEDFSWYLEQVPGAMARLGVRTPGDRARRDLHQGDFDADEKAITVGVELFTAAALLSAGRLP from the coding sequence ATGAACCAACTCCTGTCCCCGGAGCCGGCGGCAGCGGCCGTCGGCATGTCCGCACTGCCCGGAACGCTGCCGGAGTCCCTCCGTGAGGAGCTCGTCGCCTTCCGCCGCGACCTTCACATGCACCCCGAGCTCGGGCATCAGGAGTTCCGCACGACCGCCGCGATCAAGGCGCGGCTGGAGGAGGCGGGGCTGGAGCCCCGGACGCTGTCCATCGGTACGGGGCTGATCTGCGACATCGGGGGAGAGGTCGGCGGGGACGCCCTCGCGATCCGGGCGGACATCGACGCGCTGCCCATCCCGGACACCAAGGACGTGCCGTACCGGTCCACGATCGCCGACCGGGCGCACGCCTGCGGCCACGACGTGCACACCACCGTCGTGCTCGGCGCCGGGCTGGTGCTGGCGGAGCTGGCGAAGCGGGACCTGCTGCCGCGGCCCGTGCGGCTGATCTTCCAGCCGGCCGAGGAGGTGCTGCCGGGCGGCGCCACGGACGCCATGGAGTGCGGCGTGCTGGACGGCGTCGGCCGGATCATCGCCGTGCACTGCGACCCCCGTGTGGACGCCGGGAAGATCGGCCTGCGCACCGGCCCGATCACCTCCGCCTGCGACCGCCTGGAGGTGTCGCTGACCGGTCCGGGCGGCCACACCGCCAGACCGCACCTGACGACGGACCTGGTCACCGCCGCCGCGAAGCTGGTCACCGAGGTGCCCGCGCTGCTGGGCCGCCGGGTCGACGCGCGCTCCGGACTGTCCCTGACCTGGGGGCGCATCGAGTCCGGGCACGCCTGCAACGTCATCCCGCAGCGGGCGGAGCTCTCGGCGACCGTGCGCTGCCTGGACCTGCCCGCCTGGCGCGAGGCGCCCGACCTGGTGCACGCGGCGATCGACGAGGTCGCGACGCTGCACCGGGCCAAGTCGACGGTCGACTACGTGCGCGGCGTCCCGCCCGTCGTCAACGAGGTCAGGAGCACCGAGCTGCTGCGTGACGCGATGGTCGCGCGCGGCGGCGAGTACGCGGTCGAGACGACGGAGCAGAGCCTCGGCGGCGAGGACTTCTCCTGGTACCTGGAGCAGGTGCCGGGCGCCATGGCGCGGCTCGGGGTGCGGACCCCGGGGGACCGGGCCAGGCGGGACCTGCACCAGGGCGACTTCGACGCCGACGAGAAGGCGATCACCGTGGGTGTGGAGCTGTTCACCGCTGCGGCGCTGCTCAGTGCCGGACGCCTGCCGTAG
- a CDS encoding ABC transporter ATP-binding protein, whose product MKASSSSPTAAGPPADSAPAVELHGITKRFPGVVANHDIDITVRRGTVHALVGENGAGKSTLMKILYGMQAPDEGTITVAGEKVSFRTPADAIARGIGMVHQHFMLADNLTVQENVVLGAEKLHGIGSGARRKIKELSDAYGLAIRPDVLVEELGVADRQRVEILKVLYRGARTLILDEPTAVLVPQEVDALFDNLRELKAEGLTVIFISHKLGEVLTVADDITVIRRGTTVASLHPSETTPKQLAELMVGSELPSPETRESTVTDVEMLKVDGLHLSATDPDGSVRAVLDGITFTIRKGEVLGVAGVEGNGQAELVEAVMGLRDPDGGSVTLDGQDISHRPTRTRREAGIGYIPEDRHRHGLLLEAPLWENRMLGHVTEAPNSRGALLDIKAARTDTARIVTDYDVRTPGIEVTAASLSGGNQQKLIVGREMSHHPKLLIAAHPTRGVDVGAQAQIWDQIREARREGLAVLLISADLDELIGLSDTLRVMYRGRLVADADPATITPEELGSAMTGAASGHLEASESGSAAGVEDETGEGGKRL is encoded by the coding sequence ATCAAAGCGTCCAGCAGCAGCCCCACGGCAGCCGGCCCACCGGCAGACAGCGCACCTGCCGTCGAGCTCCACGGCATCACCAAGCGGTTCCCCGGCGTCGTGGCCAACCACGACATCGACATCACCGTCCGGCGCGGCACCGTGCACGCCCTCGTCGGGGAGAACGGCGCAGGCAAGTCGACCCTGATGAAGATCCTCTACGGCATGCAGGCGCCGGACGAGGGCACCATCACGGTCGCCGGCGAGAAGGTCTCCTTCCGTACGCCCGCCGACGCCATCGCCCGCGGCATCGGCATGGTGCACCAGCACTTCATGCTCGCCGACAACCTCACGGTGCAGGAGAACGTCGTCCTCGGCGCCGAGAAGCTGCACGGCATCGGCTCCGGCGCGCGCCGGAAGATCAAGGAACTGTCCGACGCGTACGGCCTGGCGATCCGCCCGGACGTGCTCGTCGAGGAGCTCGGCGTCGCCGACCGGCAGCGCGTGGAGATCCTCAAGGTCCTCTACCGCGGCGCCCGCACGCTCATCCTCGACGAGCCCACGGCCGTGCTCGTGCCGCAGGAGGTCGACGCACTGTTCGACAACCTGCGCGAGCTCAAGGCCGAGGGCCTCACCGTCATCTTCATCTCGCACAAACTGGGCGAGGTGCTGACCGTCGCGGACGACATCACCGTCATCCGGCGCGGCACCACGGTCGCCTCCCTGCACCCGTCCGAGACCACCCCCAAGCAGCTCGCCGAGCTGATGGTCGGCAGCGAACTCCCGTCCCCGGAGACCCGCGAGTCGACCGTCACCGACGTCGAGATGCTGAAGGTCGACGGGCTGCACCTGTCCGCCACCGACCCGGACGGCAGCGTCCGCGCGGTCCTGGACGGCATCACCTTCACCATCCGCAAGGGCGAGGTGCTCGGCGTCGCCGGCGTCGAGGGCAACGGACAGGCCGAACTGGTCGAGGCCGTCATGGGTCTGCGCGACCCCGACGGCGGCAGCGTCACCCTCGACGGCCAGGACATCTCCCACCGCCCCACCCGCACCCGCCGCGAGGCGGGCATCGGCTACATCCCCGAGGACCGGCACCGGCACGGCCTGCTGCTGGAGGCCCCGCTGTGGGAGAACCGCATGCTGGGCCACGTCACCGAGGCGCCCAACAGCCGCGGCGCACTCCTCGACATCAAGGCCGCCCGCACCGACACCGCGCGCATCGTCACCGACTACGACGTCCGTACGCCCGGCATCGAGGTCACCGCGGCCAGCCTCTCCGGCGGCAACCAGCAGAAGCTGATCGTCGGCCGCGAGATGAGCCACCACCCCAAGCTGCTGATCGCCGCCCACCCCACCCGCGGCGTGGACGTCGGCGCGCAGGCGCAGATCTGGGACCAGATCCGCGAGGCGCGCCGCGAAGGACTGGCGGTCCTGCTGATCTCCGCCGACCTGGACGAGCTGATCGGGCTCTCCGACACCCTGCGGGTGATGTACCGCGGCCGCCTGGTCGCGGACGCCGACCCCGCCACCATCACCCCTGAGGAGTTGGGCTCCGCCATGACCGGCGCCGCCAGCGGCCACCTCGAAGCGTCCGAGAGCGGCTCCGCCGCAGGCGTCGAGGACGAGACGGGCGAGGGAGGGAAGCGGCTGTGA
- a CDS encoding transposase, which produces MSKSNMSKRYSAEFKRDAVALVRSSGRNVTVVARELGVSPGDGGSIP; this is translated from the coding sequence GTGAGCAAGAGCAACATGAGTAAGCGGTACTCCGCTGAGTTCAAGCGGGACGCGGTCGCGCTGGTCCGCTCCTCGGGCCGGAACGTGACCGTGGTGGCCCGGGAGCTCGGTGTGAGCCCGGGTGATGGAGGCTCGATTCCCTGA